The sequence ATTCAGTGTAGATTAGACAATTATTATCTCCAAAAAAGCCGCCACAAAACCGATAGAGTAAACTGGTTTTGTAGCGGCATAAATATTTTAATCCCAGTATCATCTGTAGAGATAAAAACTTTCCTGCCTATCTATATTTTTTCCTATGTTGTAAAGCTCATCCATTACATCGCTTCTATCGGAAACATTCTTCTTATCCGTTCCGGAAATAAAATAGTTTCCTATATACTTAGCGTCAATAACTTTAAACACCAAATCCATAGTAGTCACCATTGCGGAAAATTGATCATGATAAAAGTCAGCACCACCCACGCCTATAAATATACCCATTTTTTTATCTTTGCCTTTATACTTGGTATCATTATGATTGCATTTGAAAGCCCAGACTTTCTGACATCTGTCAATTACTTTTTTCATAAAACTGCTGACCGTATTAAAATAAAGAGGAGATGCAATAACAAAAATATTACTGTTGTCAAATCCCTCATATATTTCGTCCATATCGTCTTTTATAACACATTCCCCTTCTTTTTCACAATATCCGCATCCCACACAAGGAGAAATGTCTTTATCTATGATATTTATCTTTTTTACTTCATGACCTATTTCTCTCATACCTGTAAGCATAGCTTCTAATGCCCTGTCTGTATTTTTATTTTTTCTCGGACTTCCCATTAAAGCTAAAACCTTGCTCATTCCATCACCATCCCGCATAATATTTTTTTGAATATTTAAGATAGGTGGAAACCATCACAGAATCTAAAGGTATAGCTACAACACTGCTTAAAAGTCTGCCCGGGACCAATACCAAAAACCCTTTTCCAAACATAATTGAAAGCCAGTAGGTGTTTAAACATATAGAAACAATAAAATAAGTTATTGAAACTACAATGAAAACACCTTTAATATTAATATTTTTATTATTTCTTTTATAAAAAAATAATCCCGGTAAAATGCCCCAGAGCATTGAACTTAAAGTAAACCCCGGAAAATACGCTCCCTGAGGGTTAACAACTACCCCGATCAGATCTGCAGCTAAGCCACCTAATCCTCCCAAAGCAGGACCATATACCATGCCTGCCATCATCAAAGGTGCTTCTCCCAGGCCGAATCTCAATGCCGGAAGGCCTGCAATAGGTATGATAAAAGAAAAAAATCTTGTAAATATTATACTCATAGCCGTTAAAAGGCTAACAGAAACCAATGCCTTAGTACTAAAAGGCTGTACCTTCTTCATATATATTCCCCCTTCTTTAGTAACAGAAACCTGTTTCACTAAAGAGAAGGAATTCCT is a genomic window of Acidilutibacter cellobiosedens containing:
- a CDS encoding flavodoxin family protein, translating into MSKVLALMGSPRKNKNTDRALEAMLTGMREIGHEVKKINIIDKDISPCVGCGYCEKEGECVIKDDMDEIYEGFDNSNIFVIASPLYFNTVSSFMKKVIDRCQKVWAFKCNHNDTKYKGKDKKMGIFIGVGGADFYHDQFSAMVTTMDLVFKVIDAKYIGNYFISGTDKKNVSDRSDVMDELYNIGKNIDRQESFYLYR
- a CDS encoding folate family ECF transporter S component, giving the protein MKKVQPFSTKALVSVSLLTAMSIIFTRFFSFIIPIAGLPALRFGLGEAPLMMAGMVYGPALGGLGGLAADLIGVVVNPQGAYFPGFTLSSMLWGILPGLFFYKRNNKNINIKGVFIVVSITYFIVSICLNTYWLSIMFGKGFLVLVPGRLLSSVVAIPLDSVMVSTYLKYSKKYYAGW